The genomic stretch CGGCGTGACCCTGACCCAGTGTCGAGGGCCATGTGTCCACAACGGGCGCAACCTGGGTGAGCGGCGGCGGAGGCGGCGGCAACGCCTCGGCCCGGTTGCCCAGACCCGCCCGGTGCAGCTTGTGCCAGCGCAGCCGGCCGCCGGTCAGCGCGGTGGTCGCCGACTGCATCAACACCAGATACATCAATTGCCGGTACGCGAACTGTTGCAGCGGCAACCGCCAGAGCGGTCTCAGCGACTCCTTGTCGAAGCGGAACGCCACCGCCGCGGTGAACAGTTGCAGGGCGAGCATGCCGAGCCACGCGACCATGGTCTCCTCCAGCTCCCAGAAGACCAGGCCGTAGACAAGCATGATGTCGACCACCGGCGCGAGCATCGGCAGCGCCACCCCGAACAGCGCGAGGAACGGCAGCCCGAGCCGGCCGAAACGACCCGACGGCCCCCGGTCGAACAGAGCGCGGCGGTGCTTCCACATCGCCTGCATCGTGCCGTAACTCCACCGGTAACGCTGCCGGTACAGTTGTTCCAAAGTGGCCGGCGCCTCGGTCCAGGCCTTGGCGTCCTCGGCGTACACGACCCGCCAGCCCTGCCGCAGCATGGCCATGGTGACGTCGGTGTCCTCGGCCAGCGTCTCGTCGCTGATCCCGCCGACCTGCCGCAGGGCCTCCCGACGGAAGGCGCCGATCGCGCCGGGCACCGTCGGCATGATGCCGAGCACCTCGTACAGGCGGCGGTCCAGGTTGAAGCCGATCACGTACTCGATGTGCTGCCAGGCCGCGACCATCCGCTCCCGGTTGCCGACCTTGACATTGCCCGCGATCGCGCCGACGGTCGGATCGGCGAACGGCTGCACCAGCGTACGGATCGAGTCCGGCTCGAAAATCGTGTCGCCGTCCACGGTGACGATCAGGTCGTGCCGCGCGAGGGCCACGCCGGTGTTCAACGCGTTCGGCTTTCCCCCGTTGGGCACCCGGACCACCCGTACGTTGGGAAGCCGCATCTGCTCGACGAGGGCGGCCGTGCCGTCGGTGGACCCGTCGTCGACGACCACGACCTCGATCGCCGGGTAGTCGCCACCGGCCAGGGAGCGTACGGCGGCTTCGATGCCTTCCTTCTCGTTGTAGGCGGGCACGATGACCGACACCGGCTCGACCACCGGCGGGCCCCAGCTCCAGCCGGGTTTGCGGCGCTGGCGCGCGTGCCGGGTGGCGAGGAGCAACAACAACGCCGTACGCCCGATGGTCAGCGCGCCGACCACGAGGAACAGGATCGCGATGAACCAGACGAGACCGTCGGCGACCCGTACGGTCCAGATCACCGCGCTGCCACGCCACACGTCGCTGTTCGCGGCCTGCGGGTTCTCGGGCAGCAACGGCACCTTGGCCGCGGCCGCCTCGTTGCTCTGCTCGATCGTGCTGTTGAGCCCCTCGGTGACGGTGGTGAACCGGTAACCGCGGGACTTCATGGCCGGGATGAACTGGCGCAGCGCGTCGACGGTCTGCTGCCGGTCGCCACCCGCGTCGTGGAACAGGACGACCGCCGAGCTCTCACCGGTGGGAGTCGCGTTCTTGACGATCTGCGGTACGCCCGGCCGCTGCCAGTCCTCGCTGTCCAGGTCGTTGACGACGACCAAGTAGCCCTGCTTGCCGGCGTCCTGGACGATCCGCCAGTTGATCTCGTCGATGGCGGCGTTCTTCGACGAGTAGGGGAAACGGGCCAGGTTGGTGTGCACGCCGGTGGCCCGGGCGATCGCGACCTGGGTCTGCGACAGCTCCAAGGTGCGCCGCCACGGCGCGAGGCGTTGCAGGTTCGGGTGGGTGAACGTGTGCAGGCCCAGCTCGTTGCCCTCGTCGGTGATCCGCTTGGTGAGCTCCGGGTGCCGTGACACCTCGGAACCGACCACGAAGAACGTGCCGTGCGCGTCGTTCTCCTCGAGCACGTCGAGGATCTTCGGCGTCCAGGCCGGGTCGGGGCCGTCGTCGAAGGTCAGCGCGATCGTCTTCGGCGGCATGCGGCTGGTGCTGGTCTGGCCGCCGGTGGTGTTGATGACCGGGCCGCCGTTGAGGATCTCTGCGGGGACGCCGGCCTGGTCACCGACCTCGGAGTCGAGGTGGTCGCCCTTGAACTCGGCGTTGATGTAGGCCTGCACGACCAGGACGCCGACGAACACCAGCACGAGCAGCGAGCCGAGCATGATCCGGGGGCGGGGGAGGAGCCTTCGCCGTACGGGGCCGCGGCCTCGCGTACGTGCCTTGGTGCGCGGCATGGGTGGCGGGGTGTTGGGAGGCGGGGCCTTGTGGGCGGGGGTGTGAGGCGTCACTGAAGCACCTTGGTCGTGAGGGATACCGGGTCCGGGAACAGCGGGGCGGTGGCCCTGGTCGTGATGTCGGGTGGGGTGGTTCCTTCCTCGCCGGTTGTCCGGGTGGCGGCGCCGGACGACGCCGATCCGCTGTTGTCGCCGTTCGTTGAGCTGCCGCTGCTGTTGCCGCTGGTTCCGGAGCCCTCCGCGCCTCCGGAGCCGGCGTTGCTTCCGCTGCTGTTGTTGTCGCCGTTGCTCGTGCTGTTGCCGTCGGGGCTGTTTCCGCTGCCGCCTGAGCCGCTGCCGCCTGAGCCGCTGCCGCCTGAGCCGCTGCCGCCTGAGCCGCTGCCGCCCGCGCCGCCCCCCGCGTCTCCGGCGCCGCTTCCGCCCCCGCCCGAGTTGCCGCTGTTTCCGCTGCTCGGGTTGCCGCCGCTGCCGCCTGTTCCGCCCCCGGAGGCGGACGAGCCCGAGCCGCTCGGGCTCGGGCTCGTCGGGTTGCCAACGGCTGTTCCGCCGCCTCCTCCGCCGGTGCCACCGCCGGGCGGCACCGCCGGGGGAACCGGCGGCACCTCGTCGACCGGGGTCGTCGGCGGAGTCGTGGGCGGGGTGGTCGGAGGCGTGGTCGGCGAGGTCCGGGGCGGCTTGACAGTGCCCGACTCCGGCTTGGGGGGCGTCCTCCTCGTCGGAGTCGGCGAGACCGACCGCGACGGGGTGGGTGTCCGCGTCGCCGATGGCAGCCGAGTCGACTCCAGCTGCGGGGCCGGCGGCCGGACGGTCGCCTGGCGGGGCTGCGCACCCGGGATGTAGAGGGCTCGTGCGGCCTGGGTCGCTGTGGGGGTCGAGGCGGGGCTGGGCTGGGCTGCCGGCGTTTCTTTCTTCTCGGGCTCGAGGCCGGGCAACGGCAGCACGGCGCTGGAGCGGACGGGGCCGCCGGCCAGGCTGACGCTGATCAGGCCGCCGTACAGCATGACCAGCACGCCGAACGCGTACGCGATCCGCCGCAAGAACCGGCTGCGGCGCCCGGTGCTGTCCACGAACACCGGCGCCGGCGTCTCCACCGAGATCACTTCCGTCTCGGGGAAATCGTCGGCCACGAAATGCGGATTTTCTGGCTGTCGCGAAGTCACGCCGCGAGCTTAAGAAGGTAAATCGCGATCTTGCGACGTCTCACTCTTCCGCATGACCGATGATCGTTTCCGCAGAATCAGCCGAAATGATGAGCGCTGGAGTTTGACCAGATGGCGACTGGTATGTGCCACGGTTGTCCACGCGTCGCTGAGCTGCGCCGAATTGGCAGACGCATTGAGGTTACGCGGTTTTGCTCATTGTTTTCCTGTCGTATCCCCGACAATGAAAGAGGCAAAAGCCCGAAGCATATTCACGCGACGATATGCACTTCTTAACGAGAATATACCACTATGTCCGGGTTGTCGAATTGGCTTGGTCGAAATTTGAAAGTCCCCCGGCCACCCGTTGTGTCCGACATCGGAGGTCGTTAAGCTTCTTCTTGCGCGCTCCTATCGCCCGCTTCCCCCGTGGCAGGCGATCGGGGCGCGCTCTTACTTTCTGCAGCCTTCCGCGTGACGCCCCCGCGGCCGCCGGTGCACAGCAGCACCACGGCATCCCGCTGCGCCCGGAAATGGAAGAGGGGCCGCCGCGCGGCGACTGCCACTGCGGCGGCCCTGAACGGCCGGGGCCGGTGAACTGAAGAAGGGGTCAGATCCAGCGGCCGCCCAGCCACATGCGCCCCGACCAACTCTCGTACGGGATCACCTGAGCCGTGAAAATTGGATAGAAGTAGGCGAAACACACCGCTACCAGCACAATGTAGGCACCTACCACTACGGTGCCTACCAGCTGGCGGTCCGATCTTGCCTTGCCCTGGGCTATGCCTTCGGGCGGCGTCATGATGGCGCCCAGCACGTAGACGACGGCCAGGATCAGGAACGGCAGGGCCGGCAGCACGTAGAACGAGAACATCGTGCGCCCGTCCTTGACCGCGTAGTAGAACCACGGCAGCAGGCCCGCGACCACCGGCACCAGGATCGCCCAGGCCCGCCAGTCGCGCCGGGCCAGGCCGAACCAGACCAGGGCGGCCAGGGCGGGCAGGAACGACCACCACAGGATCGGCGTGCCGAGCAGCAGGATCTCGCGGGCGCAGCTGGGGGCGCCGCAGTTGCCGCTGTTGTTCCAGTAGAACGCGACCGGCCGGCCGAGCAGCAGCCACTGCCACGGCCACGACTGGTAGATGTGCCGCTCGGTCAGGCCACTGTGGAACCTGTAGGCCTCGTGGTGGTAAT from Paractinoplanes brasiliensis encodes the following:
- a CDS encoding bifunctional polysaccharide deacetylase/glycosyltransferase family 2 protein, whose amino-acid sequence is MPRTKARTRGRGPVRRRLLPRPRIMLGSLLVLVFVGVLVVQAYINAEFKGDHLDSEVGDQAGVPAEILNGGPVINTTGGQTSTSRMPPKTIALTFDDGPDPAWTPKILDVLEENDAHGTFFVVGSEVSRHPELTKRITDEGNELGLHTFTHPNLQRLAPWRRTLELSQTQVAIARATGVHTNLARFPYSSKNAAIDEINWRIVQDAGKQGYLVVVNDLDSEDWQRPGVPQIVKNATPTGESSAVVLFHDAGGDRQQTVDALRQFIPAMKSRGYRFTTVTEGLNSTIEQSNEAAAAKVPLLPENPQAANSDVWRGSAVIWTVRVADGLVWFIAILFLVVGALTIGRTALLLLLATRHARQRRKPGWSWGPPVVEPVSVIVPAYNEKEGIEAAVRSLAGGDYPAIEVVVVDDGSTDGTAALVEQMRLPNVRVVRVPNGGKPNALNTGVALARHDLIVTVDGDTIFEPDSIRTLVQPFADPTVGAIAGNVKVGNRERMVAAWQHIEYVIGFNLDRRLYEVLGIMPTVPGAIGAFRREALRQVGGISDETLAEDTDVTMAMLRQGWRVVYAEDAKAWTEAPATLEQLYRQRYRWSYGTMQAMWKHRRALFDRGPSGRFGRLGLPFLALFGVALPMLAPVVDIMLVYGLVFWELEETMVAWLGMLALQLFTAAVAFRFDKESLRPLWRLPLQQFAYRQLMYLVLMQSATTALTGGRLRWHKLHRAGLGNRAEALPPPPPPLTQVAPVVDTWPSTLGQGHADSHPASGRAVARPVVPSQPGPGQHTAEYGPEDLPSAGSPPGGGTGPVYTG